A window of Haloarcula taiwanensis genomic DNA:
TGGAGTTCACCGGCGACGACGGGTTCGTCGTTATCCAGCCGAACGAGGAGGGGTCTGTCACACAGAGCCAGAGTTAATCGCCGCCGAGTTACTCCGCCGGAGACACCGAGCGCTTGCGGAGCCGTCCCCGAACAAACGGGCGGACCGGTGTGACACCGAGATTGAGCCGCTCGATTTCGACGACATCGAACGACTGGGCCGCGGCGAGTCGCGACCCCGTCTGCCGGGTGAGATGACAACCGCCAGCGAGTCGTTTCCAGAGCGGTGCGAGGGCCGACTGTATCCGGGCGCGCCATCCGTCGTCGATGACGTGCTCGAAAAACCGCAGTTCGCCGCCGGGCTTGAGTACACGGGTCATTTCGCTCAGCGCGGATTCGGTGTCCGGAATCGTACAGAACACCATTGAGGCGATGACGACGTCGAACGTGCCCTCGTCGTACGGGAGGGCTTCTGCTGGTGCCGACTCGATACGAATCGGCGTGGCCAGCGCGTTTGCCTTCTCCTCTGCCTGCCGCCGCATGTGCGGGTCCGGCTCGGTAGCGTGAAACGCTGTCGAGTCGGTCGCAATCCGATCGAAATACGGAAACATCGTGCCGGTTCCCGCGCCGAGGTCCAGCACTGTGCCATCCATATTCGCCACCAGGTACTCACGATGTGGCCGTAAGAGCGTCCGCTCAACGAGCGCCGTGACAGGGTCGTAGATAGCCGCGAACAGCGGAGATGAGGGGCCTTGGTTGGGATTCGATTCTGCGGGCATAGCAGCAGTAACGCTTGCCCCCCTGAAAGCATTGGTTCACTTGCGCGGTGTCACACGGCCTGTCGTCTCTGACTGTCAGTCTCCGTCCGCTGATATCTCCATGCCTGCCTCGTCAATATCCACCTTGGCTTCGGTGAGGTTGCTGTCTTGCCACGTCCCGCGCCGATACCAGCCGTAGGCGATGAGCGCCCCTGCGACGTTCGAGACAGCGAACGACAGCCAGATGCCGGATTCACCCATCGGGGCCGCGGCGAACCACGCGATCGGGAAGCGGATGACGCCGAGCATCACCACCGATATCGCTGCGGCGGTGAGCGTCCTTCCGGCACCGCGGAAGCTTCCGGTGTAGGCCCGCATAATCCCGATAAACCCGAAGGACAGCGCAACGTAGCGGAGGAACTGCGTCGTGATATCGACGACCTCGGCGTCCGTCGTAAACAGGTCTGCTATCGGTGCGGCAGTGAACCAAACGAGAACGCCAGCCAGGGTGAGCACACCGAACAGCACCGTCGCCGCGAGGCCGGCCGCTTTCGCTGCCCGGTTCGGTTTATCGGCCCCCATGTTCTGCCCGGTCATCGTCTCAACGCCACGAGCAACTGCGATCGCCGGCAGGAAAACGACCGAGAACACGCGCGTTCCGATGCCGTAGGCGGCGACGACCGTGTCCGGGAACATTGCGACGATGACAAGCAGCAGGTTCATCGATAGCGCCCGGCCCGTCCCCTCGATGGACGCGGGCAGACCGATGCGAACGAGGCGGCGGAGATACGAGAGGTCCGGAGCCATATCGCGGAGGTGAATCTGGACGCCGCGGTTCCCTCGAAACATGATCGCCAGCCCCACAACCAGCGCCAGCGCCCGTGAAAAAACGGTCGCAATAGCGGCCCCTTCGATGCCCAGTTCGGGGAACGAAATCGTCCCGACGAGCGGCGCGTTCTCGACGACTGTCCAGCCGAATATCAGAAACGGGTCGATGATGATGTTGAGCACGACCGAACCGAACATGACGAGCATCGGCGTTATCGTGTCCCCATAGCCCCGCATGAGCGCGACGAAGACGAAGAAGCCGAACATGAACAGCAGGCCGAGTGAGATGACCTCCATGTAACTGGTCGCCATGGGGAGAACGTCTGCGGACGCCCCCATCAGACTCAGAAACGTATCGACGCCAAGATAGCCCGCGATGCCGAGAACGAACGAGACGATGACGGCAAACGTGACCGTCTGTGAGGCGGCGTACTCGGCGTCGCGCTCCTCGCCCGCGCCGGTGAACTGCGCGACGAGGACGCTGCCGGCGACGGATATCCCCATCCCAAGCGAGATGAGGAGGAACACCATCGGGAACGCGAAGCTAATCGCCGCCAGCGCGTCCGTGCTGTACTGGCCGAGCCAGAACGTGTCTGCGAGGTTGTACGCGGTCTGGAAGAGATTAGTAATCACAATCGGCATCGAGAGGAAGAACAGCGGCTTCCCGATGCCACCCGACGTGAGATCGAACTCCTCGGGGCCCTTGAATAGGGCACTAACGCGACTTCGAACACCCATCAGCGGGTCGCCTCCACTGGCGTCTCCGCTCGGAAATCGGTCTCAACGCATCGCGTAATTGCCTCGCTGAATTGGTCTATCGAGCGGTCCGTAGCGACGTGTCGAGCATGCGCTCCGGTAATCCCGGTCACGAGGAACTGCGCTGTGACGGCCGGCTCGACCGCGCTATCGAACTCACCGGTTTCGATGCCAGCCGCGATGATTTCACGGAACCGGTCGAAGAGAACGGCATCGAACTTGGCGAGCTGTGTCCGGAAGGCGTCGTTGTACGGGGCCTGTGCCTTTATTTCGAGTATTGCCGTTCTGAACTCCTGACCGGGCGTCTGTCGCTCATCAGTGAGAACTGTATCCAACAGCGAGTCGAGTTCTTCCCGCGGTGTACTCCCGTCCACGTCAAGTATCCTTGCAGTGTACCGCTCGCACAAGAAATCCAGAAACTCCCTACAGAGGTTCTCTCTGCTGTCGTAGTAGTAGTGCACCGTCGCTTTGCTCCGGTCTGCCTCGGCAGCGATGTCTTTGACCGTGAGCGCGGCACACCCGTGCTGGCAGAGGGCGCGGAACGTCGCCCCAAGAATCTCGGTAGCTGTATCGTCATCCATGGCGGCTGTGATTGAGCTTACTAACCGATTAGTCAAAAACGCTGTGATGCCAGAAAATGGAGATATAAACAACTCTCAGGGACAGAAAAGGGACAATCGGATTAACTAGTTAATAATCCATCCGCGCAATAGTATGCGGGTCACAACGGTTATCCAACCTTAGGAGAAACCGGTACACAATGGTTGGACCATCGGACCGGACCTTCTCGGACCAGACCGAGGAGATAATGCAAGCGACCTACCGCGCGCTGCGTGAGCACGGCTACGCTGACCTCACAATAAAACGGATCGCGGACGAGTACGGCAAATCGACGGCTGCAGTGCACTACTACTACGACACGAAAGACGACCTGCTGGCGGCCTTTCTCGATTATCTGCTGGAGCAGTTCGTTGATTCGATTCACGATGTCGAGACGACGGACCCCGAAGCACGACTGGACATCTTGCTTGATGAATTACTGGTCAAACTCCAAGAAAACCCCGACCTCTCGGTCGCACTGCTAGAAATGCGGAGTCAAGCACCGTACAAGGAAGCGTTCAGCGACCGGTTCCGCCAGAACGACGAGTATATTCGGTACCTGCTCAAGGCGGTCATCAACCACGGCATCGACGAGGGTGTATTCAACGATGTCGACGCGGAACACGTTACCCGTTCGCTGCTGACGATCATCGACGGTGCCCGGACCCGCGCGGTGATGCTGGATGACACTGCGGAACTCGAAACGGCCCGACAGACGGCGGGTGAGTACGCTGACGCGATGTTACGGTGACCCGTCGCCTGTCTCACCGATGCCAGTCGCTACGTATCGAAGTCGCTGACTGCCCATTCTATAGAATCACAGCACAGAGCGTATCGAACTCGCAAAATCAACTCTAAGTCCCGTAGGCACGCCTCCCCATCAGCCAACGACAGTTGAATACAGTCGGCTAACACTGCATTCGTTCCGGACTGTTTAAACAGTTGACGGGTTGCCTACGAGTCCACAGTCCCGCTACCTGCGACACCCTGTTGTGCAGGCGGCTGAATGGTCAGGTGGTCCCGCATCGATTCGATGAGGGATGCTGGTAATCGAACATCCCCGTCAGGATCCCGCTCAACGCCGAATATCTCCTGCACGTCGCTGTCGATGACGATCGATTGAAGCTCTCCCGTGGCCGTGTCGACGGTAATGTTTTGCAGTGTGCCGACTTCGCGGCCATCGGTACTCACGACCCGGACGTTGGAGAGCTGGTTTGCGAGGACCGTTCGCATACTAGTCAACAATACCGAAATTACCATAAAAATACTGAATCTATCAGAACTTTCCGCGTCCTGCCGTCTCATAGTACAAAACTAGTGTGTCTGTGAATATCACGCAAATTATCGCCGCCGAGGAGCCGTCAGAAATAGTACTATTCGTATCAGGACGGCCTCGATGGGCTACCGGTCCGGACCGGCACTGCCGAATTCAACGCGAGTTTAAGCTATCGAAGGCAGTTTTTCAATCCCCTCATAATTGCTAACCGTATGCCAGCGAATTGCCCTCCACCTGCGATGCGGTACTGTTGGCAGCATCGCTTTCAAACGTACGCAGAGATGCTCAGACCTCGGGAGGTGATTCTGTGAGCGTTCGGTCGGTAGCGTTGGCCGCGATGCTTATTGCCGTGGCGGCGACGGGTCCGGGCCTTACCGCTGCGGAGCAGCAAGCCACGGTCTCAGAGGACAGCCTGCCGCTGTACGCCGACGAACAACAGGTGGTCACCGGGGAGACCACGCTGGAATCCGGGACGGAGATGACGGTCAGACTTGTGTCGGAAGATGCGTCGTCCCCGTTTCTTAAACAAAGAGAGGTCAGCGTGCAGCCCAACGGGACGTTCGTCGCCCAGTTCGACATGTCTAACGTGCCGGCGAACACGTCCTACGAACTCTCTGCCCATGTCGACGGCGATACGCTGTTTGAACGGACTGGAACCGTCGCTGAGTGCGACGGCAACTGCACCGACCCGGTACCGGACATCCAGACTCCGACAGAGACTGACTCCGACGACAAGGTCGTCACGGTCCCCCAGGGTGGTACAGCCGAAATCCCGATCTCGATGAGTGACGGCGGCGACAAAACGCTCTCCGTCGGCAGTGAGGCGGTCAATTATCAGATCAACGCGACTGTTAGTGATGAGGATGATGACGGTGAAGTGCTGGTTCTCTTCGACACCGCGGCCGCCGGCACAGACTCAGAGACCCTCAGTGTCGCGGACGACGGCGACTCGCTCACCGTAACTGCGACAGAGCCTGACCTCTCGTCGACGCTTGCTCCCGCAGCGTACACCTATCGCGTGTTCGAGAGCCGAGAAACCGACGCCACGCCAACCACCGGGACCCTCCTCATCGAAGCAAACGAGACGGCAACCGAAGAGTTCGAGGTCGAGGAGACTGCCGAATTCGGCTTCGAGGAGTCGGTATCGAACGTTCAGCAGGGCGACACCGGTCGGATTTCAATCGTTCTCACAAGCGCTGACGCGGCCACTATCTCTATTGGCAGCCCGGCCAGCAACTACGAGATTAACGCGACCGTCCGCGACGGGAACGGGGATGATCGTGTCGGTCTCCTGTTTGACACTACGGCGGCCGGACACGACGAACCCACTCTCGAAACCGCGGCGGATGCCGATGCCGTGGCGGTCGAGTCGGGTTCGGAGGTCGCCCTTGACTCGCAACTCGCTGCAACCGACTACGACCTGTCGCTGTACCGTGGGACTGACGCGACCGGCCAGCCCGACGCAATCGGAACGCTGGTGGTTACCGATGGCGCCAACTCGTCTACGGACGCGGCTTCCGATGGGGTTGATTCAGTTACCGGTGACACGGCCGCACAGCAGTCACAGGACGGGGACTTCGAAATCGGTGCCGGCGCTATCGCCGTCGGCGGCGTTCTCGCTATCGCTGGCGTGGGGCTGTGCTTGCGGTCCATCATGAACTGACGCCGCGACAGTCGTCTCCCCGTCTGGTTTTGAAACGATATCGAGACTGTTCGAGGCGATGTTTCTGCTCGGACGTTCGCTCCCACTGAAATGACTCTGACAGCAGTGCCGGTGAGCTATGGGTCCCTGCGCTCAAACCGACCACAGCGGGAGTGGATTTCTTACGACACAGTTCGCCCAGAGTTATTTGTCAGCCAGTACCGCAGCGATACCGAGAACGGTGAGACAGAGACAGAAAAACAGCACGCCCGGCTCGACGACTTCGAAAACGAACCATGCGAGCGTGCTGGTTCCACCGACTGGCCCTGCATTCGGACTTGCCGGAGCCAAAACCTCGGCTCCGGCGGTTGTGTCTGCCAGTCGTTCTGCACCCCACTGGACGAAAAGACTCGCAAAGCCGATTAGTCCTATCCCCGTGACGACATTGCTCATCGACTGCTGGATGCGCGGCGCTAGGTCACGGTCACCGACCAGTACAATCGGGTCGCTCGCGGGACCGTATACGGTCATTTCGTTACCCTTCGACGAATACACCGTTTCGACCGGCTCGATGAGGTCTGCGTCTTCGAGGTTCGAGACGTGGTAGTGGACGTTCTGAACCGACGTGTCACACCGGTCCGCTATCTCCGACGGCGTTCCGGGGTCGTCGTACAGCGTACGGAACAGCGACCGGCTGGTGTCCGAGGCGAGCGCATCGAGTACGTCGTCGGTTTCGTTCTCTGCAACATCGAGTACTCGCGGTGACTCGTCAGCTGTCCCGGTCCGCTCCTGTATTCTTTCGATGAGGCTCGACATAACGCCACTATCGGATATATGACACGGGACGCTCAAAGGCCTGTGGCTGGGTTAAAACGATATTTAACCGTCAGTGCGGTTCTGTGCAGTTCGGACTGCACGAACTGGACGGACCGCCCCGTGGCCGGTTTCGTTGTCGAGTCCCGGCTGTCCCACGTCTCTGGCGGTCCGTTCCAGTAGGCGTTCTGTTTCGTGGGGCGTTAACGACTTGTTTGCCTCAAGCAGTAGGGCCGCTGTCCCGCCGACGTATGGGACTGCGGCCGAAGAGCCGACAAAGCCGTCAGGTGCGGCGGCGGCGAACTTCCTGTCTGGGGCCACGATGTCGACACCGGTCCGCTCGTCGACCGTCGGGCCTCGGGAACTGAACGGTTCGAGCTGCTCGACTCGGCTGTTGTATGCCCCGACAGTAATCGCTTTGCGGGCCGTCCCCGGAGCGACGATGCTGTTTCGAGTAGACGCGTGCTGGAGCTCGTGCGTCGGTGAAACGAGCCGCAACCGTGCACCAGTCGGCGATGCCGGCCCGCGAATCGCGAGATAGTAGTCGCCGGGTCTGACATCAGCAACGATTCGTTCGTTTGGTACGTCGTCGCCGCGGTAGGGCTGTGAGCGCGCGACGAGACGGGCGTCGGTGCCGTTCGTTCGATACAGTTCGACCGTGTAATCCTCGTCTGCGTGGGCCTGTTCCCACGAGAGCCAGACCGCGATTTTGGTCCCACCTCGGATGTAATTCTGTCTGCTCCCGTTGGTAAACGCGACCGTCTGATTCTGGACGGTATCGACGGCGTACTGCCCTGACCAGTGGGATTCCGCGAGATTACCGGCCGGGGCGATGAACACTGTCCCACGCTCCGTCGCTTGGGTCGCGCTCCGAGCGACGGGGCCGGTCCCATCGCCCGGCTGTCCGTAGAACGAAACAGGTGCGACGACCACATCGACGTCCTCTCGGACCAGCCAGTCGACTGCCTGCTGATAACTGTCGACACTGTCGACCCGGGCGAGATACAGGTCTGCGTCCGGTGCGGTCCGTGACACGACGACAGCTGTCGCGGTCCCATGGGCCTCGCCGGTCTCGTCTGCCGGACCGGCACCGAAGGCCCGCGTCTCGGCGACGTGCCCGGCGATCGCTT
This region includes:
- a CDS encoding TetR family transcriptional regulator produces the protein MDDDTATEILGATFRALCQHGCAALTVKDIAAEADRSKATVHYYYDSRENLCREFLDFLCERYTARILDVDGSTPREELDSLLDTVLTDERQTPGQEFRTAILEIKAQAPYNDAFRTQLAKFDAVLFDRFREIIAAGIETGEFDSAVEPAVTAQFLVTGITGAHARHVATDRSIDQFSEAITRCVETDFRAETPVEATR
- a CDS encoding transcriptional regulator; amino-acid sequence: MSSLIERIQERTGTADESPRVLDVAENETDDVLDALASDTSRSLFRTLYDDPGTPSEIADRCDTSVQNVHYHVSNLEDADLIEPVETVYSSKGNEMTVYGPASDPIVLVGDRDLAPRIQQSMSNVVTGIGLIGFASLFVQWGAERLADTTAGAEVLAPASPNAGPVGGTSTLAWFVFEVVEPGVLFFCLCLTVLGIAAVLADK
- a CDS encoding MATE family efflux transporter; the protein is MGVRSRVSALFKGPEEFDLTSGGIGKPLFFLSMPIVITNLFQTAYNLADTFWLGQYSTDALAAISFAFPMVFLLISLGMGISVAGSVLVAQFTGAGEERDAEYAASQTVTFAVIVSFVLGIAGYLGVDTFLSLMGASADVLPMATSYMEVISLGLLFMFGFFVFVALMRGYGDTITPMLVMFGSVVLNIIIDPFLIFGWTVVENAPLVGTISFPELGIEGAAIATVFSRALALVVGLAIMFRGNRGVQIHLRDMAPDLSYLRRLVRIGLPASIEGTGRALSMNLLLVIVAMFPDTVVAAYGIGTRVFSVVFLPAIAVARGVETMTGQNMGADKPNRAAKAAGLAATVLFGVLTLAGVLVWFTAAPIADLFTTDAEVVDITTQFLRYVALSFGFIGIMRAYTGSFRGAGRTLTAAAISVVMLGVIRFPIAWFAAAPMGESGIWLSFAVSNVAGALIAYGWYRRGTWQDSNLTEAKVDIDEAGMEISADGD
- a CDS encoding TetR family transcriptional regulator, coding for MVGPSDRTFSDQTEEIMQATYRALREHGYADLTIKRIADEYGKSTAAVHYYYDTKDDLLAAFLDYLLEQFVDSIHDVETTDPEARLDILLDELLVKLQENPDLSVALLEMRSQAPYKEAFSDRFRQNDEYIRYLLKAVINHGIDEGVFNDVDAEHVTRSLLTIIDGARTRAVMLDDTAELETARQTAGEYADAMLR
- a CDS encoding photosystem reaction center subunit H translates to MRTVLANQLSNVRVVSTDGREVGTLQNITVDTATGELQSIVIDSDVQEIFGVERDPDGDVRLPASLIESMRDHLTIQPPAQQGVAGSGTVDS
- a CDS encoding SAM-dependent methyltransferase, whose translation is MPAESNPNQGPSSPLFAAIYDPVTALVERTLLRPHREYLVANMDGTVLDLGAGTGTMFPYFDRIATDSTAFHATEPDPHMRRQAEEKANALATPIRIESAPAEALPYDEGTFDVVIASMVFCTIPDTESALSEMTRVLKPGGELRFFEHVIDDGWRARIQSALAPLWKRLAGGCHLTRQTGSRLAAAQSFDVVEIERLNLGVTPVRPFVRGRLRKRSVSPAE